Proteins co-encoded in one Desulfitobacterium hafniense DCB-2 genomic window:
- a CDS encoding UvrB/UvrC motif-containing protein, with the protein MLCQHCQQREANVQFTKIVNGEMVKLYLCDHCAKNAPEVSFVFSPGIIPDFLQSLFNFTTNAQALKEEACPQCGRRLSEITQAGKLGCSGCYDKFQSELEPILRKIHGGGCHVGKIPARKGADLREKAEIEKLKEKLQQLIRKEEFEAAAVVRDQIRELEQKLGG; encoded by the coding sequence ATGCTCTGCCAACATTGCCAACAGAGAGAGGCCAATGTTCAGTTTACCAAGATCGTCAATGGGGAAATGGTCAAACTGTACCTTTGCGATCACTGCGCTAAGAATGCTCCGGAAGTGAGCTTTGTTTTCAGCCCGGGAATTATTCCGGATTTCTTACAGTCCCTTTTTAATTTTACCACCAATGCCCAGGCCTTAAAGGAAGAAGCCTGTCCCCAATGCGGACGCCGGCTTTCGGAGATTACTCAGGCGGGAAAGCTGGGCTGCAGCGGCTGTTACGATAAATTCCAGTCGGAGCTGGAGCCTATCCTGCGCAAGATCCATGGGGGCGGCTGTCATGTGGGCAAGATTCCTGCCCGCAAAGGAGCCGACCTGCGCGAAAAAGCGGAGATTGAAAAACTCAAGGAGAAGCTGCAACAGCTCATTCGCAAGGAAGAATTTGAAGCAGCCGCCGTGGTGCGTGACCAAATTCGTGAACTCGAGCAGAAGCTGGGGGGATGA
- a CDS encoding universal stress protein, translating to MYKKILVPTDGSEFSVRAFKTAVELAGLFQSEIVLIHVTYTPQALWGNTVPYGYVFSQEDVAKNGQMALDATMAEVSAEGVPTKTVLEIGHPVIKIIDQIKKDGIDLVVIGSHGYGPITGSVLGSVSQRVLQKSPVPVLLVK from the coding sequence ATGTATAAGAAGATACTTGTTCCAACAGATGGGTCCGAATTCTCTGTGCGGGCCTTTAAGACGGCTGTCGAGCTGGCCGGACTTTTTCAATCAGAAATTGTACTCATTCATGTGACCTATACACCGCAAGCTCTTTGGGGCAACACTGTACCTTATGGCTATGTTTTCTCCCAGGAGGATGTTGCCAAGAACGGCCAGATGGCCTTAGATGCGACCATGGCGGAAGTGTCCGCAGAGGGAGTGCCGACGAAGACGGTGCTGGAGATTGGTCACCCGGTTATTAAGATTATCGATCAGATTAAGAAGGATGGTATTGATTTGGTAGTCATCGGCAGTCATGGCTATGGACCGATCACGGGATCTGTCCTGGGCAGCGTCAGCCAACGGGTACTGCAGAAATCACCGGTTCCGGTGTTGCTTGTGAAGTAG
- a CDS encoding MFS transporter: protein MNTQYLNKFNIPRPILVLIIGGFIHSVGSSFMWPLNSIFMHNILGRSLTEAGALISLQALATLVGQFISGVLADRFGSRRVMIYGLIGAILPLILISCFPIWEVYAPGLLFYGFAIAFIFVPINALVFTLWPEGGRRGFNLLYVFNNAGVAVGTALGGFIAALSFKLVFLLNGLFFFIYLLMVLIFLPAKDIQSKPLSKSRVKVPIFKDRGFPVLIALCAAIFLMWGAYIQINTVLPVTMTNLGYSLPQYSILWTLNGVIIVAFQPVIHWIIRHWAPTLSRQFYVSCLFYAIGFLILLGNFPYPSYFIMMIIITLGEMLVLPGVPAAAALIAPEGKTATYQGVVGGAASGGRALGPILGGLAFDHYGGNMAWALALIFVSIALLPFYLYQRRERTFTQGTGTKEQAI, encoded by the coding sequence ATGAATACACAGTACCTGAATAAATTCAATATCCCACGGCCCATCCTGGTTTTGATCATCGGAGGATTTATCCACTCAGTGGGCAGCTCCTTTATGTGGCCCCTGAACAGTATCTTTATGCATAATATCCTGGGACGTTCCCTCACTGAAGCAGGAGCCCTTATCTCTCTTCAAGCTCTGGCCACCTTGGTGGGACAGTTTATCAGCGGTGTCCTGGCCGATCGTTTTGGTTCCCGCAGGGTTATGATCTATGGATTGATCGGCGCGATTCTTCCCCTCATCTTAATCAGCTGCTTCCCTATTTGGGAAGTGTATGCTCCCGGCCTCCTTTTCTATGGTTTTGCAATCGCCTTCATTTTCGTGCCCATCAACGCCTTAGTCTTTACCCTCTGGCCTGAAGGCGGGCGGCGGGGATTTAACCTGCTCTACGTGTTCAACAATGCCGGAGTAGCTGTGGGAACAGCTCTAGGCGGCTTTATCGCCGCCCTGTCCTTCAAATTGGTCTTTTTGCTCAACGGTCTTTTCTTTTTTATTTATCTTTTAATGGTTCTTATCTTCTTGCCTGCCAAAGATATCCAGAGCAAGCCCTTGAGCAAATCCCGGGTTAAAGTGCCTATTTTTAAGGATCGGGGCTTCCCTGTTCTGATCGCTCTTTGTGCCGCTATCTTCCTTATGTGGGGTGCCTATATCCAGATCAACACCGTTCTGCCGGTGACCATGACGAATCTGGGGTATTCCCTGCCCCAATACAGTATTCTCTGGACCTTAAACGGGGTGATCATCGTCGCCTTCCAACCGGTCATCCATTGGATTATCCGCCACTGGGCGCCTACCCTCTCCCGTCAATTCTATGTATCCTGCCTATTTTACGCCATAGGCTTTCTGATCCTGCTGGGCAATTTCCCTTACCCCTCTTACTTCATAATGATGATCATCATCACCTTGGGAGAAATGCTGGTTCTGCCCGGTGTTCCGGCTGCAGCCGCCCTCATCGCCCCGGAAGGAAAAACAGCCACCTATCAGGGGGTCGTGGGAGGAGCTGCCTCCGGCGGCCGTGCCCTTGGCCCTATTCTGGGAGGCTTGGCCTTTGACCATTACGGCGGCAACATGGCTTGGGCTTTGGCCCTAATCTTTGTCAGCATCGCCCTGTTGCCTTTCTATCTCTATCAGCGTCGGGAGAGAACCTTCACCCAAGGAACCGGCACCAAGGAGCAAGCAATTTAA
- the rbr gene encoding rubrerythrin, producing the protein MDFKDSKTFQNLVNGFAGESQARNRYTFYAGVAKNEGHQAIQNIFISTADNEKEHAKVFYKFLQKYAGDQTEVFRVNADYPLNYRDTLANLKSAAAGEGEEVIDYNTFADIADEEGYADIAVAFRKIATVEAHHQERYARLAAELENGTLYKKDEKISWKCENCGYVHEGSGAPDLCPACQHPQGYFKPLPEVY; encoded by the coding sequence ATGGATTTCAAGGATTCAAAAACATTTCAGAACTTAGTCAATGGATTTGCGGGGGAGTCTCAAGCACGCAATCGCTATACCTTTTACGCCGGCGTCGCCAAGAATGAAGGACACCAAGCCATTCAAAACATCTTCATCTCTACTGCAGACAACGAAAAAGAGCATGCAAAAGTATTCTATAAATTCCTGCAAAAATATGCCGGTGACCAAACAGAGGTTTTCCGTGTGAACGCCGATTATCCTCTCAACTATCGGGATACTTTGGCCAACCTGAAGAGCGCAGCCGCCGGTGAAGGTGAAGAAGTAATCGACTACAATACCTTTGCCGATATTGCTGATGAAGAAGGTTATGCCGATATCGCCGTGGCCTTCCGCAAAATCGCCACGGTAGAAGCTCACCATCAAGAGCGTTATGCCCGCTTGGCCGCTGAATTGGAAAATGGCACTCTCTACAAAAAAGATGAAAAAATCTCCTGGAAATGTGAGAACTGTGGCTATGTTCATGAGGGCTCCGGAGCTCCCGATCTTTGCCCGGCTTGCCAACATCCTCAAGGCTATTTCAAGCCACTGCCGGAAGTATACTAA
- a CDS encoding CtsR family transcriptional regulator, with product MGNLADRIEVYLKRILEQSAEGYVILQRGVLAEEFSCAPSQINYVLDTRFSVERGYLVESRRGGGGYLRIVRLGFHDDGDFQTIMKQLIGSQLGESRAFNLLQRLVEDEIITRREEEIIRTVFHRETLGPESPTINGLRAHMMKRILLTLSREDLH from the coding sequence ATGGGAAATCTAGCGGACCGCATCGAGGTTTATTTGAAGCGGATCCTGGAACAATCGGCGGAGGGCTATGTTATCCTGCAACGGGGTGTTCTGGCTGAGGAGTTCTCATGTGCTCCATCTCAGATTAATTATGTTCTTGATACTCGCTTTTCTGTAGAGCGGGGATATTTGGTAGAGAGCCGTCGCGGCGGCGGCGGGTATCTGCGGATTGTCCGCCTGGGCTTTCATGATGACGGAGATTTTCAAACGATCATGAAACAGCTGATCGGCAGTCAGTTGGGGGAGAGCCGAGCCTTTAACCTGCTGCAGCGTCTGGTTGAAGATGAGATTATTACCCGGCGGGAAGAAGAGATCATCCGCACTGTTTTCCACCGGGAAACTCTGGGTCCGGAAAGCCCCACCATCAATGGGCTCAGGGCCCATATGATGAAACGAATCCTTCTGACCTTAAGCCGGGAGGATTTGCATTAA
- a CDS encoding MFS transporter, whose translation MQPYVKSFRYGWSSWSILVIAFITVFFHRLSVGSVADELTREIPMNSVTLGNLTAMNYYAYALMQIPVGILVDRIGVRKINFCGLLVTAAGSILFGLAHTLEAAYLSRFLVGIGSSVIIVSIFKIQATWFPLSRFSVLSGLTSFFGNFGSLLALYPLTFLSLTFGWRNVFYWMAGISLLLALLVLWGVRDARTEIYSPPRETAAAGSTGPTGSVSPLSRKHSQTPEHTSTAVKPLPFLAYLKESLSCVLKNPRTWPNVLILFAFTGSSTTLLGLWGIPLMTQLYSLDKATAAGYVTFATFGFILGAPLISLWVRLLKGIRPALLAGTGLNLLLWIYIVIIAGGRPAAELWPAFFFIFGLLIMTHILAFSNVTAVNPLNYSGMATAITNMAEFIGSSLASLTIGLILDFSGNPSAAWWVILSMAALGFMAALLIKEQPAS comes from the coding sequence TTGCAACCCTATGTAAAATCATTCCGTTATGGCTGGAGCAGCTGGAGCATCTTAGTCATAGCCTTCATTACCGTCTTTTTTCACCGCTTATCCGTTGGCTCCGTAGCAGACGAACTGACCCGGGAAATTCCCATGAATTCAGTGACTCTGGGGAATCTGACCGCCATGAATTATTACGCCTACGCCCTGATGCAAATACCCGTAGGCATCCTGGTGGATCGCATCGGTGTCCGCAAAATCAACTTCTGCGGGCTCTTGGTCACAGCGGCCGGAAGCATTCTGTTCGGACTGGCCCATACCCTGGAAGCGGCCTATCTCTCTCGTTTCCTGGTCGGCATCGGCTCCTCGGTGATTATCGTCTCCATCTTCAAGATTCAAGCCACTTGGTTTCCCCTTTCACGCTTCTCCGTCCTGTCGGGGCTGACGTCCTTCTTTGGTAATTTCGGCTCCTTACTGGCCCTCTATCCCCTGACCTTTCTCTCCCTGACCTTCGGGTGGCGGAATGTCTTTTATTGGATGGCCGGCATCTCCCTCTTGTTGGCCCTTCTGGTACTCTGGGGAGTGCGGGATGCCAGGACCGAAATTTACAGCCCCCCTCGGGAGACAGCCGCAGCCGGTTCAACAGGTCCAACCGGTTCAGTCAGCCCCTTAAGCCGAAAGCATTCCCAAACCCCAGAACATACCTCCACCGCAGTAAAGCCCCTTCCTTTCCTGGCTTACCTCAAGGAAAGCCTCTCCTGCGTTCTCAAGAATCCCCGGACCTGGCCCAATGTGCTGATCCTTTTCGCCTTTACCGGATCCAGTACCACCTTGCTGGGACTGTGGGGAATTCCCCTCATGACTCAACTTTACTCTCTCGATAAAGCCACCGCAGCGGGATATGTGACTTTTGCCACCTTCGGCTTCATCCTGGGCGCTCCTTTAATCTCCCTTTGGGTCCGTTTGCTGAAGGGGATCCGCCCGGCTCTTTTAGCCGGAACGGGGCTTAACCTGCTGTTGTGGATATACATCGTCATCATTGCCGGCGGCCGCCCGGCAGCAGAGCTCTGGCCCGCCTTTTTCTTCATATTCGGCCTGCTGATCATGACTCATATTCTCGCTTTCTCCAATGTCACCGCTGTCAACCCTCTCAACTACAGCGGCATGGCCACAGCGATTACCAATATGGCTGAATTCATCGGCAGCTCCCTGGCCAGCTTAACCATCGGCTTGATTTTAGATTTCAGCGGCAACCCCAGTGCCGCCTGGTGGGTCATCCTGAGCATGGCTGCTCTAGGCTTTATGGCCGCCCTGCTTATAAAGGAGCAACCTGCAAGTTGA